The proteins below come from a single Isachenkonia alkalipeptolytica genomic window:
- a CDS encoding helix-turn-helix transcriptional regulator, translating into MIEIVKNNEPISSEKIAEKLGVIRATLRPDLSILTMSGILDARPKVGYFYSGKSDINVFSQEAEKYLVEDVMKMPVVVTEDSTIYDAIVTLFLEDTGTIYVVANNYLSGVVSRKDFLKTLMGGGDMNKMPVGMIMTRMPNLATVTKNETIIEAANRIVENEVDSLPVVEVMEENGKERLKVIGKVSKSNITELFVNLCKK; encoded by the coding sequence ATCATTGAAATAGTAAAAAATAATGAGCCTATTTCAAGTGAAAAAATCGCTGAAAAACTAGGAGTCATCCGAGCAACCTTAAGACCGGACCTTTCGATTTTAACCATGTCGGGTATTCTGGATGCCAGGCCAAAGGTGGGGTATTTTTATTCCGGTAAATCGGATATCAATGTTTTTTCACAGGAAGCAGAGAAGTACCTGGTAGAAGATGTTATGAAAATGCCTGTAGTAGTTACGGAGGATTCTACCATTTACGATGCCATCGTAACCCTTTTTCTAGAAGACACGGGCACAATATATGTAGTAGCGAATAACTATTTAAGTGGAGTAGTATCTCGAAAAGACTTTCTAAAAACCCTAATGGGCGGCGGAGATATGAATAAAATGCCAGTGGGCATGATTATGACCCGTATGCCTAATTTGGCAACGGTGACAAAGAATGAGACGATCATTGAAGCGGCCAATCGAATCGTAGAAAATGAAGTGGATAGTTTGCCCGTTGTAGAAGTGATGGAAGAAAACGGGAAGGAACGTCTGAAAGTTATCGGCAAAGTATCCAAAAGCAATATCACAGAACTGTTTGTGAACTTATGCAAAAAATAG
- a CDS encoding pyruvate, water dikinase regulatory protein, whose translation MTDKPMVLYIVSDSVGETAEQVAKAVIGQFDTRNYELRRFPFTTEKAQLQEVISEAKNENAIIVFTMVINGLREFLVEEAEKANVRTLDIMTPLLNLISKELNMKPKKEPGTIRRLDEKYFKKIEAIEFAVKYDDGKDPRGINKADIVLVGISRTSKTPLSMYLAHRNIKAANVPLVPEVAPPKELFNAPSEKIIGLTTNPRKLIEIRQERLKALGLKDGANYASMERILEELDYADKVMRKLNCPVIDVSTRAVEESASIILEIFKEKGYKVGSTK comes from the coding sequence TTGACAGACAAACCAATGGTATTATATATCGTTTCGGATTCTGTAGGCGAAACAGCGGAACAAGTAGCGAAAGCTGTAATTGGACAATTTGATACAAGAAATTACGAGCTCCGAAGGTTTCCATTTACCACGGAAAAAGCCCAATTACAAGAAGTGATAAGTGAAGCAAAAAATGAAAATGCCATTATTGTATTTACCATGGTCATCAATGGACTAAGGGAATTCTTAGTAGAAGAAGCGGAAAAAGCGAATGTTCGAACCCTGGATATTATGACCCCGTTACTGAACTTAATCAGCAAAGAATTGAATATGAAACCCAAAAAAGAACCGGGAACCATTCGACGGCTTGATGAGAAATACTTTAAAAAGATCGAAGCCATTGAATTTGCGGTAAAGTATGATGACGGAAAGGATCCTAGGGGAATAAATAAAGCAGACATTGTTTTGGTTGGAATTTCCAGGACTTCGAAAACTCCTTTAAGTATGTACTTGGCTCATCGAAATATCAAAGCGGCCAATGTCCCCTTAGTACCGGAAGTAGCACCTCCGAAGGAGCTATTTAATGCACCGTCAGAAAAAATCATCGGTCTTACCACAAATCCTAGGAAACTTATAGAAATAAGGCAGGAGAGACTTAAAGCTCTTGGGCTGAAGGATGGAGCGAATTATGCTTCCATGGAACGAATTCTTGAAGAATTGGACTATGCGGATAAAGTTATGAGGAAATTAAACTGTCCTGTAATTGACGTCTCCACTAGGGCAGTTGAGGAAAGTGCCAGTATTATATTGGAGATTTTTAAAGAAAAAGGGTATAAAGTAGGAAGCACAAAATAA
- the ppdK gene encoding pyruvate, phosphate dikinase has translation MEKWVYSFIEGNREMKALLGGKGANLAEMKSIGLPVPSGFTITTKACNEYLAKGSELWEGLKSEIFRHLHDLEERAGKKFGDELNPLLVSVRSGSAISMPGMMDTILNLGLNDQSVIGLAKETGNDWFAYDSYRRFIQMYADVVLKIDKYKFDIIFDRVKNENGVDEDTKLSTENLMQIVKEYKNLVLKENRSPFPEEPKDQLLIAVEAVFNSWMNPRAEIYRKINNIPDDMGTAVNIQEMVFGNMGNTSGTGVAFTRNPSTGEKKLYGEYLLNAQGEDVVAGTRTPKDIIELKDKMPRVFEEFVNVCDQLEEHYKDMQDIEFTIEKEKLFILQTRTGKRTAASAVKIAVDLVDEGKITEQEAVMKVEPDQIEQLLHPTFDPEMLEQAEQITQGLPASSGAASGQVYFTSEGATEAKERGEDVILVRTETSPEDIEGMVACKGILTARGGMTSHAAVVARGMGKCCIAGASDIRVNEKEGYFIAGEQRFKKGDFISLDGNKGNVYKGKIQTEKPELSGDFSKFMSWVDQFRVLKVRTNADTPKDTKQAIDFGAEGIGLCRTEHMFFEEGRISVVRNMILSREVEDRIRALDKLLPMQRSDFKEIFEAMGSRPVTIRLLDPPLHEFLPEEKEDIKKLAKEMDISVAHLHSVIEDLGEVNPMLGHRGCRLAVTYPEIYKMQVRAIMEAVVELKNEQNLEVIPEIMVPLVGELKELQYVKQLIIATINEVLMESQTTAKYLIGTMIEVPRAAVTADKIAEEAEFFSFGTNDLTQMAFGFSRDDAGRFIKEYQEKKILEKDPFQQIDRPGVGKLMEIAVDLGKKTREDLKLGICGEHGGEASSVEFCHLLKLDYVSCSPYRVPVARLAAAQAALRFPKHK, from the coding sequence ATGGAAAAGTGGGTTTATTCGTTTATCGAAGGAAATAGGGAAATGAAAGCATTATTAGGTGGAAAAGGTGCGAACCTGGCAGAAATGAAAAGCATTGGACTTCCGGTGCCTTCAGGATTCACCATTACGACTAAGGCCTGTAATGAATACTTAGCCAAAGGTTCAGAGCTTTGGGAAGGACTAAAGAGTGAAATTTTTCGACATCTTCATGATTTGGAAGAGCGTGCGGGAAAAAAATTCGGTGATGAGCTAAATCCGCTGTTGGTTTCCGTACGATCCGGATCGGCAATATCAATGCCCGGAATGATGGATACGATCCTAAACCTTGGTCTTAACGATCAGTCGGTAATCGGACTGGCAAAGGAAACGGGGAATGACTGGTTTGCTTATGATTCCTATCGACGTTTTATTCAAATGTACGCTGATGTGGTGTTGAAAATTGATAAATATAAGTTCGACATTATTTTTGATCGGGTTAAAAATGAAAATGGGGTAGATGAAGATACGAAGCTTTCTACGGAAAACCTGATGCAAATTGTAAAGGAATATAAGAATCTGGTTTTAAAAGAAAACCGCTCACCTTTTCCTGAAGAGCCAAAAGACCAACTGTTGATCGCTGTAGAAGCGGTTTTTAACTCTTGGATGAATCCCCGGGCGGAAATCTATCGAAAAATAAACAATATTCCTGATGATATGGGTACCGCAGTAAACATCCAGGAAATGGTTTTTGGGAATATGGGAAATACTAGTGGAACCGGTGTAGCCTTTACTAGGAATCCCTCTACCGGGGAGAAAAAACTTTACGGAGAGTATTTGTTGAATGCTCAGGGAGAGGACGTTGTTGCCGGTACAAGAACACCGAAGGATATTATCGAACTGAAGGACAAAATGCCCCGTGTTTTTGAGGAGTTTGTAAATGTTTGTGATCAACTGGAAGAGCATTATAAAGATATGCAGGACATCGAGTTTACAATCGAAAAAGAAAAGCTTTTCATATTACAAACCCGTACCGGAAAACGCACAGCGGCTTCAGCAGTGAAAATTGCTGTGGATTTAGTAGATGAAGGGAAGATCACAGAACAAGAAGCGGTTATGAAAGTTGAACCGGATCAAATTGAGCAGTTACTGCATCCGACTTTTGATCCTGAAATGCTCGAGCAGGCTGAACAGATTACCCAAGGGCTTCCGGCCTCCTCCGGAGCGGCTTCCGGACAGGTGTATTTTACCTCGGAAGGGGCTACGGAAGCGAAGGAACGGGGGGAAGATGTAATTCTGGTAAGAACCGAAACTTCTCCCGAGGATATTGAAGGGATGGTAGCTTGCAAGGGAATTTTAACCGCCCGAGGAGGGATGACATCCCACGCAGCGGTAGTTGCCAGAGGCATGGGCAAATGTTGCATTGCAGGAGCCAGTGATATTCGAGTGAACGAAAAAGAAGGTTATTTTATAGCCGGGGAACAACGGTTTAAAAAGGGGGATTTTATTTCCCTTGATGGAAATAAAGGAAACGTCTATAAAGGGAAAATCCAGACGGAAAAGCCGGAACTTTCCGGAGATTTTTCGAAGTTTATGTCCTGGGTTGATCAATTTAGAGTCTTAAAGGTACGGACCAATGCAGATACACCTAAGGACACGAAACAAGCCATAGATTTTGGTGCTGAGGGAATTGGTCTTTGTCGTACCGAGCATATGTTCTTTGAAGAGGGAAGAATATCCGTGGTTCGAAACATGATACTTTCCAGAGAAGTAGAAGATCGAATAAGAGCCTTGGATAAGCTATTGCCAATGCAACGATCGGATTTCAAAGAGATTTTTGAAGCCATGGGTTCAAGACCGGTAACTATAAGGTTGCTGGATCCTCCACTACACGAATTTTTACCCGAAGAAAAAGAGGATATTAAAAAACTGGCGAAGGAAATGGATATTTCCGTAGCTCACCTACATTCTGTTATCGAAGATTTAGGAGAAGTGAATCCAATGCTTGGTCATCGTGGTTGCCGTTTAGCTGTTACCTATCCTGAAATATATAAAATGCAGGTCCGAGCAATCATGGAGGCCGTGGTTGAACTGAAAAATGAACAGAATCTAGAGGTAATACCGGAGATCATGGTACCCCTTGTAGGAGAGTTAAAAGAGCTTCAATATGTTAAACAACTGATTATTGCCACGATAAACGAAGTGTTGATGGAAAGCCAAACCACCGCTAAATACCTCATCGGTACCATGATTGAAGTTCCAAGAGCGGCAGTTACCGCCGATAAAATTGCTGAAGAAGCAGAATTTTTCTCCTTCGGAACCAATGACTTGACCCAAATGGCCTTCGGTTTTTCTAGAGATGATGCCGGACGTTTCATAAAGGAATACCAAGAGAAAAAGATTTTAGAAAAAGATCCTTTCCAACAAATCGATCGTCCGGGGGTAGGTAAATTAATGGAAATTGCCGTGGATCTTGGTAAGAAAACCCGTGAGGATTTAAAGCTGGGAATTTGCGGAGAGCATGGGGGAGAAGCAAGTTCTGTAGAATTTTGCCATTTGCTAAAACTAGACTATGTTTCCTGTTCCCCTTATAGAGTGCCTGTAGCAAGACTTGCGGCGGCTCAAGCGGCCCTTCGATTTCCAAAGCATAAGTAG
- a CDS encoding metal-dependent hydrolase family protein has protein sequence MNRSLLITCKGLIDGKNKELQEDVYLLIEDGVISKIGSQGDIPHLDLSQRNIDFLDYRHGYITPGIIDTHVHITFSSEADTMGSLTNKSNAQLTIDGVNNLQNTLKGGITVIRDLGAPEYIDIDIRNAQRIGKIPGPKSLVSGKFITMTGGHGWQIGRECDGIAEVTKGAREQLKQGADVLKIMATGGVLTPGVDPNASQLSEAEITAAVTEAHKAGKKTATHAQGIFGIKNAVRAGINSVEHGVFLDDEAADMMAERGTYLVPTFSAIYNIIKYGEEHGIPKFAVDKAKAIKEVHFESFQLARSKGVNIAMGTDAGTPFNRHGDNLFELKLMVDMGMTPLEAIQSSTYRSAQLLGIDDSHGSLEVGKKADFLLVKNNPLRDIHNLLAFEGLYQEGRKVL, from the coding sequence ATGAATAGATCATTACTGATTACTTGTAAAGGATTAATCGACGGAAAAAACAAAGAGCTTCAAGAAGATGTCTATCTTCTTATAGAAGATGGGGTGATTTCAAAAATCGGTTCCCAAGGAGATATCCCTCATCTGGACTTATCCCAGAGAAACATCGATTTTCTGGATTATCGTCACGGATATATCACCCCAGGCATAATCGACACCCATGTCCATATAACCTTTTCCTCAGAAGCTGATACCATGGGCTCCTTAACCAATAAAAGTAATGCTCAACTTACCATTGACGGGGTTAATAATTTACAAAATACTTTAAAAGGTGGTATTACCGTTATTCGGGATTTAGGTGCCCCGGAGTATATCGACATCGATATAAGAAATGCTCAAAGAATTGGGAAAATACCAGGTCCGAAGTCCCTGGTCAGCGGAAAATTCATCACTATGACCGGAGGCCATGGATGGCAGATTGGTCGGGAGTGTGATGGCATCGCTGAAGTCACAAAAGGAGCTCGTGAACAGTTGAAACAGGGAGCCGATGTATTAAAAATCATGGCCACCGGAGGAGTACTAACCCCGGGAGTGGACCCTAATGCCTCTCAGTTATCGGAAGCAGAAATAACGGCGGCGGTTACCGAGGCTCATAAAGCCGGTAAAAAGACTGCTACCCACGCTCAGGGGATTTTTGGAATCAAAAATGCGGTGCGCGCCGGTATTAATTCCGTTGAACATGGAGTATTTTTAGACGATGAAGCCGCTGATATGATGGCGGAACGAGGAACCTATCTTGTCCCGACTTTCTCTGCAATTTATAACATTATCAAATACGGAGAGGAGCACGGCATCCCAAAATTTGCCGTAGATAAAGCAAAAGCAATCAAAGAAGTACACTTTGAAAGCTTTCAACTTGCTCGAAGTAAAGGTGTTAATATTGCTATGGGAACCGATGCAGGGACTCCTTTTAATCGTCATGGCGATAACCTTTTCGAACTTAAATTAATGGTGGATATGGGTATGACACCTTTAGAGGCAATACAATCCTCTACCTATAGAAGTGCCCAACTCCTGGGTATTGATGATTCCCATGGCAGCCTGGAAGTAGGAAAAAAAGCGGATTTCTTATTAGTAA
- a CDS encoding ThiF family adenylyltransferase, with translation MFERYEKQMNYEKIGRKGQERLQKSKVLIIGCGALGTVVANNLVRMGIGHVRIVDRDYVELTNLHRQILFDEEDLKKEMPKAKAAEMKLQKINSEVTVEGIVKEVNSRTIEDFIEGVDCIVDCTDNFKTRFLINDVAFKNDLPWIYGGALGTSGMVKAFLPEENWGCLQCMIPKPPDSGSLPTCDTAGVVNTLTGVVASMESNETLKLLLGSIKEVEKDLLFIDLWDNTFKKIPQQKNDSCTCCVKKEYIYLDNKKPEATYICGQNSIQINLGQDNMNLKEIQQRLENKNITTRRNPYLLSFEADGVEVKVFKDGRAILKNAKNEETAKSIYAKYIGY, from the coding sequence ATGTTTGAGCGATACGAAAAACAGATGAATTACGAAAAAATCGGGCGTAAAGGGCAGGAGCGTCTGCAAAAATCAAAGGTTTTAATTATAGGTTGCGGTGCCTTAGGGACTGTGGTGGCCAATAATTTGGTTAGAATGGGAATCGGACATGTTCGAATTGTGGACCGGGACTATGTGGAACTTACAAATCTTCATCGACAGATATTATTTGATGAAGAGGATTTAAAAAAAGAGATGCCGAAGGCCAAAGCGGCGGAAATGAAACTTCAAAAGATCAATAGTGAGGTAACGGTAGAAGGTATTGTCAAAGAGGTAAACAGTCGGACCATCGAAGACTTTATAGAGGGAGTGGATTGCATTGTTGATTGTACCGACAATTTCAAGACCCGGTTTTTGATCAATGACGTCGCCTTCAAAAATGATCTACCTTGGATATATGGCGGAGCTTTAGGGACTTCCGGAATGGTAAAGGCTTTTCTCCCGGAGGAAAACTGGGGTTGTCTTCAATGCATGATTCCAAAGCCCCCGGATAGTGGTTCTCTTCCCACTTGTGATACTGCCGGTGTGGTAAATACGTTAACCGGAGTTGTTGCCTCTATGGAAAGCAATGAGACCCTGAAACTTCTTTTGGGCTCAATTAAAGAAGTAGAGAAAGATTTGCTATTTATCGATCTTTGGGATAATACTTTTAAAAAAATCCCTCAGCAAAAAAATGATAGTTGTACCTGTTGTGTGAAGAAAGAGTATATTTATCTGGACAATAAAAAGCCGGAAGCCACTTACATTTGTGGACAAAACAGTATCCAAATCAACTTGGGGCAGGATAATATGAATCTAAAAGAAATTCAGCAGCGTCTAGAGAATAAAAACATTACCACCCGCAGAAACCCTTATCTTTTGAGCTTCGAAGCGGATGGTGTAGAGGTGAAAGTTTTTAAAGACGGTCGGGCCATTTTAAAAAATGCAAAAAATGAAGAAACGGCAAAGTCCATTTATGCAAAATACATTGGCTATTAA
- a CDS encoding DUF1848 domain-containing protein gives MILSVSRRTDIPAFYFDWFVKRIQKGSLMVKNPMNPKQIYKVSTKPDVVDAIVFWTKNPKPAIEKIDYLQPYPYYFQYTLNPYDETFEKNVPVLEERLKTFKQLSDCIGPERVVWRYDPIIFTESRGVDYHIASFTMLAEILRYYTDTVMVSFLDDYRKIRGNMETLEVRAPRFHEVDTLMEAMVKIAERNKLNIRSCAEKRVLIPQGLFPGSCIDPNRIERLIEKKIIKRKDKNQRPNCECIESIDVGSYDSCLHKCTYCYANCRSEIIEGQYKNHDPDSPLLIGKVAKGDVVRARKTESLIIKNRQLSLFDD, from the coding sequence ATGATTCTAAGTGTAAGCAGAAGGACGGACATCCCAGCATTTTACTTTGACTGGTTTGTGAAACGCATACAAAAAGGTTCTTTGATGGTCAAAAATCCGATGAACCCGAAACAGATTTATAAAGTCTCAACAAAGCCTGACGTCGTTGATGCCATTGTATTTTGGACGAAAAATCCGAAGCCGGCAATAGAGAAAATTGATTACTTACAACCCTATCCCTATTATTTTCAATACACTTTAAATCCTTACGATGAAACATTTGAAAAAAATGTCCCGGTCCTTGAAGAACGGTTAAAGACCTTCAAGCAATTGTCGGACTGTATTGGGCCGGAGCGAGTAGTTTGGAGGTACGACCCCATTATTTTTACTGAAAGCCGGGGGGTGGATTATCATATTGCATCATTTACCATGCTTGCAGAAATCCTTCGGTATTACACCGATACGGTAATGGTGAGTTTTTTGGATGATTATCGGAAAATCCGCGGAAATATGGAAACGTTAGAAGTACGAGCACCAAGATTTCACGAGGTGGATACCTTAATGGAGGCTATGGTGAAAATAGCAGAAAGAAATAAGCTCAATATTCGAAGCTGTGCAGAAAAAAGAGTTCTCATCCCCCAGGGTCTGTTTCCCGGAAGCTGTATTGATCCAAATCGGATTGAAAGACTCATTGAAAAAAAAATAATCAAACGTAAAGATAAGAATCAACGCCCAAATTGTGAATGCATAGAGAGTATTGATGTTGGAAGTTATGATAGTTGTCTTCATAAATGTACATATTGCTATGCTAATTGCCGTAGTGAAATCATTGAAGGTCAGTATAAGAACCATGATCCTGATTCTCCCCTCTTAATTGGAAAAGTTGCAAAAGGGGATGTTGTAAGAGCACGAAAAACTGAAAGTTTAATTATTAAAAACCGTCAACTATCCTTATTTGATGATTGA
- a CDS encoding deoxyguanosinetriphosphate triphosphohydrolase, protein MEYNIRQESEAVEKKILSPYAMHSIDSKGRKKYVEPCEIRTIFQRDRDRIIHSKSFRKLKEKTQVFIVKDDFFRTRLTHVLEVSQIARTVARALRLNEDLVEAISLGHDLGHTCFGHSGEDTLKEITGHFKHNEQSLRVVDKLEKQRRGLNLSFEVRDGILNHTGREYCKTLEGNVVKIVDRITYLCHDIQDSLSVGVLRESEIPKDLLAYLGHTHSERVNTLTKDLIIETRKILENPNVGIEEKIKTHQSEEAKEMMAKLRSFMFTRVYRGDFCSRERKKAHYIIEFLFSYFLNHPEELPEKYRFIAEEEGLERGITDFIAGCTDGYIIKLFKDKFIPTPR, encoded by the coding sequence ATGGAGTATAATATACGCCAGGAAAGCGAAGCTGTTGAAAAAAAAATACTTTCTCCCTATGCTATGCATAGTATTGACAGCAAAGGGAGAAAAAAATACGTAGAACCCTGTGAAATCCGAACCATTTTTCAAAGAGACCGGGATCGGATTATTCACTCGAAATCCTTTCGAAAGCTTAAGGAAAAGACCCAGGTTTTTATTGTTAAGGACGACTTTTTCAGGACCAGGTTAACCCATGTTCTAGAGGTTAGTCAAATTGCAAGAACCGTAGCAAGGGCCCTGCGACTCAATGAGGACTTAGTTGAAGCCATCAGTCTGGGGCATGATCTAGGACATACTTGTTTTGGTCATAGTGGTGAGGACACGTTAAAGGAAATTACCGGACATTTTAAGCATAACGAGCAGAGTCTTCGAGTGGTTGATAAACTTGAGAAACAGCGAAGAGGACTTAATTTAAGCTTTGAAGTTCGTGACGGAATATTAAATCATACCGGGCGTGAATATTGCAAAACCCTAGAAGGAAATGTGGTGAAAATTGTGGATCGGATCACATATCTATGCCATGACATACAGGATAGCTTAAGCGTTGGTGTTTTAAGAGAGTCGGAAATTCCAAAAGATCTGCTGGCTTATTTAGGGCACACCCATAGCGAGCGGGTAAATACCTTAACAAAAGATCTGATAATAGAGACAAGAAAGATATTGGAAAATCCGAATGTAGGCATTGAAGAAAAAATAAAAACCCATCAAAGCGAAGAAGCAAAAGAAATGATGGCAAAACTTCGTAGTTTTATGTTTACAAGAGTTTATAGAGGCGACTTTTGTAGTAGGGAACGAAAAAAAGCCCATTATATTATAGAATTTTTATTCTCTTATTTTTTAAATCATCCTGAAGAATTACCGGAAAAATACCGTTTTATTGCTGAAGAGGAAGGTTTAGAACGAGGGATTACAGATTTTATTGCCGGTTGTACTGATGGATATATCATAAAATTATTTAAAGACAAGTTTATCCCTACACCAAGATAA
- a CDS encoding aminoglycoside phosphotransferase family protein: MTIYQDILGARKWKKVEEVKKGWSLEKKFKITLDSGETRLLRIVDREQTERKQREFKLLSDLKPLNIWMSTPIETGICNGGKSVYTLFTWLEGQDAEILLPKYSLEKQYALGKEAGEILKKLHSYSAPKRQPQWEKRYNEKIDLKIKAYQQCGDSLEGDQYYLKYINENRHLLIDRPQCFQHGDYHIGNMILNDQRELGIIDFNRFNFGDPWEEFNRITFSAEVSTEFAIGQIHGYFRKEVPLKFFKLLKFYIAVNQIAALPWALEYGRADVEIIKELSQKTLKSYGDFIASKPNWYREKSRD; the protein is encoded by the coding sequence ATGACCATATACCAGGATATTTTAGGTGCACGAAAATGGAAGAAAGTTGAGGAAGTGAAAAAAGGCTGGTCTTTAGAGAAAAAGTTTAAAATCACCCTGGATTCGGGAGAGACTCGTCTACTGAGAATTGTGGATCGGGAACAGACGGAACGCAAACAAAGAGAATTTAAACTTCTGAGCGATCTAAAGCCTTTGAATATTTGGATGTCTACACCAATAGAGACCGGAATATGCAATGGGGGAAAGTCGGTATATACTCTTTTTACCTGGCTTGAAGGACAGGATGCGGAAATATTACTGCCTAAATATTCCCTCGAGAAGCAATACGCCCTAGGAAAAGAAGCTGGAGAAATATTAAAGAAACTGCATTCTTATAGTGCACCGAAGAGACAACCCCAATGGGAAAAACGGTATAATGAAAAAATTGATCTAAAGATTAAAGCGTATCAGCAATGTGGGGATTCATTAGAAGGGGATCAATATTATTTAAAATATATTAATGAGAATCGACACTTACTTATAGATAGACCCCAGTGTTTCCAACATGGAGATTATCACATTGGAAATATGATTTTGAATGATCAAAGGGAACTGGGGATTATCGATTTTAACCGGTTTAATTTTGGAGATCCCTGGGAGGAGTTTAATCGAATAACTTTTTCTGCGGAAGTAAGTACTGAATTTGCCATAGGGCAAATCCATGGCTATTTTCGAAAGGAGGTACCCCTGAAATTTTTCAAGCTATTGAAATTTTATATTGCGGTAAATCAAATAGCTGCTCTGCCCTGGGCATTGGAGTACGGAAGAGCGGATGTTGAAATAATAAAAGAGTTGTCTCAAAAAACCTTGAAGTCCTACGGGGATTTTATCGCAAGTAAACCAAATTGGTATAGAGAAAAAAGTAGAGATTAG